One genomic segment of Natrononativus amylolyticus includes these proteins:
- a CDS encoding tRNA (guanine(26)-N(2))-dimethyltransferase, producing the protein MRVTEGGLEFEVPGESTRGVEASVFYNPRQELNRDLTVATLRAYERRNPHAESYLDAMTASGVRGLRAAADGWAVTCCDRDEAAVDLARENAARNDLEVDVRHADANVELHRSAYDVVDLDPFGTPMPFADAAFARCRNLLCVTATDTAPLCGAHFNSGVRSYGAVPRNTDYHPEMGVRILLSALARSGARFDVGVQPLLTHASSHYVRTYLELERKPTAADAALEELGSLSHCEDCLYREHHRGLIADPLETCPNCGGERLLEAGPLWLGPTCDPAFVAAVRDRIPDEFATANKGRELLETLEAELAVPTHYDQHRLCKEWGLPANAMDDFLADLGEAGYDASRAHYSGTTFKTDATVGEIRAATAESLSD; encoded by the coding sequence ATGCGCGTTACGGAGGGCGGCCTCGAGTTCGAGGTGCCCGGCGAGTCCACGCGAGGCGTCGAAGCGTCGGTGTTCTACAACCCGCGTCAGGAGCTGAATCGAGATCTGACGGTCGCGACGCTGCGCGCCTACGAGCGGCGAAACCCCCACGCCGAGTCGTACCTCGATGCGATGACCGCAAGCGGGGTTCGCGGACTGCGGGCGGCAGCGGACGGCTGGGCGGTGACCTGTTGTGACCGCGACGAGGCGGCGGTCGACCTCGCCCGCGAGAACGCGGCCCGAAACGACCTCGAGGTCGACGTTCGTCACGCCGACGCGAACGTCGAACTCCACCGGTCGGCCTACGACGTGGTGGATCTCGACCCCTTCGGGACACCGATGCCGTTCGCCGACGCCGCCTTCGCCCGCTGTCGGAATCTGCTCTGTGTCACCGCGACCGACACCGCCCCGCTGTGTGGCGCTCACTTCAACAGCGGGGTGCGCTCCTACGGCGCGGTCCCCCGGAACACGGACTACCACCCCGAGATGGGCGTCCGGATCCTGCTGTCGGCGCTCGCCCGCAGCGGCGCCCGCTTCGACGTCGGCGTCCAGCCGCTTCTGACCCACGCGAGCAGCCACTACGTCCGGACCTACCTCGAACTCGAGCGCAAGCCGACCGCCGCCGACGCCGCCCTCGAGGAACTGGGCTCCCTCTCTCACTGCGAGGACTGTCTCTATCGGGAGCACCACCGGGGACTGATCGCGGATCCGCTCGAGACCTGTCCCAACTGCGGCGGCGAGCGGCTGCTCGAGGCCGGGCCGCTCTGGCTGGGGCCGACCTGCGACCCCGCGTTCGTCGCGGCGGTTCGCGACCGGATCCCCGACGAGTTCGCCACCGCGAACAAGGGGCGCGAACTGCTCGAGACGCTCGAGGCCGAACTCGCGGTGCCGACCCACTACGACCAGCACCGACTGTGCAAGGAGTGGGGGCTGCCGGCGAACGCGATGGACGACTTCCTCGCCGACCTCGGGGAGGCGGGGTACGACGCCTCGAGAGCCCACTACAGCGG
- a CDS encoding Ig-like domain-containing protein, which translates to MVKNTLTRRRFGAALIAATSVGLAGCGDNGNGDDDAATNESDDEDNESEEAGEGEFGTDPQTGDLTIHLENEDGEPVSSGVSIRVSQVDGNLNTTVQEEISDGEATVSLTGTGDYSITVESLEDEFEPVEETVTMEEDEDEGVLIELEGASGDEENGDEDGEDGEDDE; encoded by the coding sequence ATGGTGAAAAACACGCTTACGCGACGCCGATTCGGAGCCGCACTGATCGCAGCGACCTCGGTCGGTCTCGCGGGCTGTGGTGACAACGGAAACGGCGACGACGACGCAGCGACCAACGAGTCCGACGACGAGGATAACGAGTCGGAGGAAGCCGGCGAAGGCGAGTTCGGCACCGACCCACAGACCGGCGACCTCACGATCCACCTGGAGAACGAGGACGGCGAACCCGTCTCGAGCGGCGTCTCGATTCGCGTCTCCCAGGTCGACGGTAACCTGAACACGACGGTCCAGGAGGAGATCTCCGACGGCGAGGCGACGGTGTCGCTGACCGGAACGGGCGACTACTCGATCACCGTCGAGAGTCTCGAGGACGAGTTCGAGCCCGTCGAGGAGACCGTGACGATGGAAGAAGACGAGGACGAGGGCGTGCTCATCGAGCTCGAGGGCGCCTCGGGCGACGAGGAGAACGGCGACGAAGACGGCGAAGACGGCGAAGACGACGAGTAA
- a CDS encoding succinylglutamate desuccinylase/aspartoacylase family protein: MPTHQPTRRGFIALTGAATLAGIASNAVAAQETQRDSFTIAEGTDYETEVFVVEAPESGPTSMVVGGLHGDEQSGVIAAENLLGWTPASGRLVVIPRANEPALEEGTRGGPSGRDQNRQFIVGSEPTTEIARAIWEVVETYQPDTLLDLHSSWGIYGVDENTYGQAIFHSRENGEGARANEAAAYLNENYVPESMPEHDFVAEPLQYTDGMLVTKAASELGTRSFLFEVTRRETDLETQAEWTEAGTIHLVQSAESLGDGDEDPDDGDEDGEEEPDDGDDGPDDSEEVPDDGDDGAPDDGGEDEPTGIDARIDVDVRDVGLSERALAFFRADASSSPAEIECYEWDTTGDGEFDSTGATARALVSIVEPTAITLRITDERGCVDTASVTLQP, encoded by the coding sequence ATGCCGACCCACCAACCGACGCGGCGCGGATTCATCGCCCTGACCGGCGCAGCCACACTCGCCGGTATCGCAAGCAACGCGGTTGCGGCCCAGGAGACACAGCGGGATTCGTTCACCATCGCGGAGGGGACCGACTACGAGACCGAGGTGTTCGTCGTCGAGGCGCCCGAGAGCGGCCCGACCAGTATGGTCGTCGGCGGCCTCCACGGCGACGAGCAAAGCGGCGTGATCGCCGCCGAAAACCTCCTCGGGTGGACGCCGGCGTCCGGTCGCCTCGTCGTGATCCCCCGCGCGAACGAACCCGCCCTCGAGGAGGGAACGCGGGGCGGTCCGTCGGGACGGGACCAGAACCGACAGTTCATCGTCGGATCGGAGCCGACGACCGAAATTGCACGCGCGATCTGGGAGGTCGTCGAGACGTACCAGCCCGATACGCTTCTGGACCTCCACAGCTCCTGGGGAATCTACGGCGTCGACGAGAACACGTACGGACAGGCGATCTTCCACTCGAGGGAGAACGGGGAAGGAGCGCGAGCCAACGAGGCGGCGGCGTACCTGAACGAGAACTACGTCCCCGAGTCGATGCCCGAACACGACTTCGTCGCGGAGCCGCTCCAGTACACGGACGGGATGCTCGTGACGAAAGCCGCGAGCGAACTGGGAACGCGCTCGTTCCTGTTCGAGGTCACGCGCCGGGAAACGGACCTCGAGACGCAGGCCGAGTGGACCGAAGCGGGCACGATCCACCTCGTCCAGTCGGCCGAGTCGCTCGGCGACGGTGACGAGGACCCGGACGACGGCGACGAAGACGGCGAGGAAGAGCCGGATGACGGAGACGATGGCCCGGACGACAGCGAGGAGGTACCGGACGACGGCGACGATGGCGCTCCGGACGACGGCGGCGAGGACGAACCCACCGGAATCGACGCCAGGATCGACGTCGACGTGCGCGACGTCGGGCTGAGCGAGCGGGCGCTGGCGTTCTTCCGGGCCGACGCCTCGAGTTCGCCGGCCGAAATCGAGTGTTACGAGTGGGATACGACCGGCGACGGCGAGTTCGACTCGACCGGCGCCACCGCGAGGGCGCTCGTTAGCATCGTCGAACCGACCGCGATCACCCTCCGGATCACCGACGAGAGAGGCTGTGTCGACACCGCGAGCGTCACGCTTCAGCCGTAG
- the hisH gene encoding imidazole glycerol phosphate synthase subunit HisH, producing the protein MSAASSSPEETLASVVVVDYGLGNLRSVTRGLERAGASVEITDDPESFAAADGVVLPGVGAFREGVENAEPLREDLLEVADRGQPLFGICLGMQMLLTTSEEGSNEGESAVEGLDLIPGTNARFAEGQKVPHMGWNELAVERDHPLTEGVDGEYAYFVHSYYAVPDDESAVVATTEYGREFPSIVANEAGNVFGTQFHPEKSGETGLAILRNFVERCADE; encoded by the coding sequence ATGAGTGCTGCCTCGTCTTCACCCGAAGAGACTCTGGCCTCCGTCGTCGTCGTCGACTACGGGCTCGGAAACCTCCGCAGCGTCACCCGTGGCTTAGAGCGCGCCGGCGCGTCGGTCGAGATCACTGACGACCCCGAGTCGTTCGCCGCGGCCGACGGCGTCGTCCTCCCCGGCGTCGGCGCCTTCCGCGAGGGCGTCGAGAACGCCGAGCCGCTTCGGGAGGACCTGCTCGAGGTCGCAGACCGGGGCCAGCCCCTGTTCGGCATCTGTCTAGGGATGCAGATGCTGCTGACCACGAGCGAGGAGGGATCGAACGAGGGCGAGTCCGCCGTCGAGGGGCTGGACCTGATTCCGGGCACCAACGCCCGCTTCGCCGAGGGCCAGAAGGTCCCGCACATGGGCTGGAACGAACTCGCGGTCGAGCGCGACCACCCCCTCACCGAGGGAGTCGACGGCGAGTACGCCTACTTCGTTCACTCCTACTACGCCGTCCCCGATGACGAGTCGGCGGTCGTCGCGACGACGGAGTACGGCCGCGAGTTCCCCTCGATCGTCGCCAACGAGGCGGGGAACGTCTTCGGCACCCAGTTCCACCCCGAAAAGAGCGGGGAGACGGGGCTGGCTATCCTGCGAAACTTCGTCGAACGCTGCGCCGACGAGTAG
- the phnE gene encoding phosphonate ABC transporter, permease protein PhnE: MSAESVSRQVHERYEEIKRARRIRVALFSTLGLLVLGFFYLALTMVDFTIAQFVRYGPQFIGALNQYFPMTSVNGVPVLDVWQYRDFIVERNLFASAGITLAMGFAGTILGFPFALIFGVLGSGRVTPFPFNFIFRGIMSSIRAIPALVWALIYVPLGGVTPFTATMAIATDTIGNLGRLYTDELEEIEDGPIEAIETTGAGRVQVIVFGMLSQVHTSFIAWTLYIFEINVRIAVTLGIIGGGGIGHVLAVQQRLFEYTNMMATILVILVLILSVEMFSQRVRSYIRADEEPMGIIELLKGFPQRMADSITK; encoded by the coding sequence ATGAGCGCGGAGTCCGTCTCGAGGCAGGTCCACGAGCGATACGAGGAGATCAAACGGGCGAGACGAATTCGCGTCGCGCTGTTCAGCACGCTGGGACTTCTGGTTCTGGGGTTCTTCTATCTGGCGCTGACAATGGTCGACTTTACGATCGCGCAGTTCGTCCGCTACGGGCCGCAGTTCATCGGCGCGCTCAACCAGTACTTCCCGATGACGTCGGTCAACGGTGTTCCGGTTCTCGACGTCTGGCAGTACCGGGACTTCATCGTCGAGCGAAACCTGTTCGCATCAGCCGGGATCACCCTCGCGATGGGGTTCGCCGGAACGATCCTCGGCTTCCCGTTCGCGCTCATCTTCGGCGTACTCGGGTCCGGTCGCGTCACGCCGTTCCCGTTTAATTTTATCTTCCGCGGGATCATGTCGTCTATCCGGGCAATTCCGGCACTTGTCTGGGCGCTGATCTACGTTCCACTGGGCGGTGTTACGCCGTTTACGGCCACGATGGCGATCGCAACGGACACGATCGGAAACCTGGGACGGCTGTATACCGACGAACTCGAGGAGATCGAAGACGGTCCGATCGAGGCGATCGAAACGACAGGCGCCGGGCGCGTACAGGTGATCGTCTTCGGGATGCTCTCGCAGGTACACACGTCGTTTATCGCGTGGACGCTGTACATCTTCGAGATTAACGTTCGCATTGCCGTCACGCTGGGTATCATCGGCGGCGGTGGTATCGGACACGTGCTCGCCGTCCAGCAGCGCTTGTTCGAGTATACGAACATGATGGCGACCATTCTCGTCATCCTCGTGCTGATCCTCTCCGTTGAGATGTTCAGTCAACGAGTCCGTTCGTACATCCGCGCTGACGAGGAACCCATGGGGATCATCGAACTCCTCAAAGGGTTCCCACAACGAATGGCCGACTCGATCACAAAGTAA
- the phnC gene encoding phosphonate ABC transporter ATP-binding protein, with product MATIRVEGVSKRFGATQALDDVSFEIPEGEFVVVLGASGSGKSTLLRCMNGLTKPTSGTITVDGVEITEPHPDIAMIFQQHNIIDQMSAYANALTGSLQRTNLVNSVLQLNDREDKLRALEALETVGLLDEAQQRTRRMSGGQQQRVGIARALVQEPNVLLADEPVASLDPGSSNKVMGYLLSATEDRNLTTMVSLHQVNLARQFGQRFIGLKNGELVFDGYSEDFDLDVVDDIYETVDTDDLDTGEERTSQDDGVTAQ from the coding sequence ATGGCTACTATCAGAGTTGAGGGGGTGAGCAAACGATTCGGCGCTACGCAGGCACTAGACGACGTGTCGTTCGAAATTCCCGAGGGGGAGTTCGTCGTCGTTCTCGGTGCGTCCGGCTCGGGTAAATCGACGCTGCTTCGGTGTATGAACGGGTTGACCAAGCCGACGTCGGGAACGATCACCGTCGACGGCGTGGAAATCACCGAACCGCACCCGGACATCGCGATGATTTTTCAGCAGCACAATATCATCGATCAGATGAGCGCGTACGCGAACGCGCTCACCGGGTCACTGCAGCGAACCAATCTCGTCAACAGCGTCTTGCAGTTGAACGACCGCGAGGACAAGTTGCGAGCGCTCGAGGCGCTCGAGACGGTCGGCCTCCTCGACGAGGCACAGCAGCGAACCCGTCGAATGAGCGGCGGGCAACAACAGCGCGTCGGCATCGCACGCGCGCTCGTCCAGGAGCCGAACGTGTTGCTGGCTGACGAACCGGTCGCCAGTCTCGATCCGGGAAGTTCCAACAAGGTGATGGGATATCTGCTGTCGGCCACCGAGGATCGAAATCTGACGACCATGGTAAGTCTCCACCAGGTGAACCTCGCTCGGCAGTTTGGACAGCGGTTCATCGGTCTGAAAAACGGGGAACTGGTTTTCGACGGCTACAGCGAGGACTTCGACCTCGACGTCGTCGACGACATCTACGAAACGGTCGATACCGACGATCTCGACACCGGGGAAGAGCGCACGTCGCAGGACGACGGGGTGACCGCGCAATGA
- a CDS encoding PhnD/SsuA/transferrin family substrate-binding protein: MSDQSRWTKRRTFLKGAGVAATAALAGCVGDLSGEDDGVRMVLNPAEGDVDMMEQYAPLFDYLEEETGVEIDATETESYTATVDAIRNEQTELADISPTGVIAAPDHMDILGIRVAFGADQYFSLIATTPDSEIEELTDIEGHDIAIGDALSVSGSLFPLFMLDDAGLDVGNAPDGDPVDFNARHSDHSTAREELFQMDEVVAAGAGAFSLAHHIPEDQFSDQFMDISAEAPNAGTEDDELRLVAESDPIPRAPIVARADWDDPVKEDIEEALLNATEEDLIDEDADEDHQLWFTGLEEGSIDNFQPIEDVMDALDLEFADLAEEDE, encoded by the coding sequence ATGTCCGATCAATCACGGTGGACAAAGCGGCGGACGTTTTTGAAAGGGGCGGGTGTGGCAGCAACGGCAGCGCTCGCGGGTTGTGTGGGCGACCTTTCGGGCGAAGACGACGGAGTTCGAATGGTGCTCAACCCGGCGGAGGGTGACGTGGACATGATGGAGCAGTACGCTCCACTGTTCGACTACCTCGAAGAGGAAACGGGCGTCGAGATCGACGCAACCGAGACGGAGAGTTACACGGCGACGGTCGACGCGATCCGGAACGAGCAGACCGAACTCGCGGACATCTCGCCGACGGGTGTGATCGCGGCGCCCGACCACATGGACATTCTGGGTATCCGTGTTGCGTTCGGTGCAGACCAGTACTTCTCGTTGATCGCGACGACGCCGGACAGCGAGATTGAGGAGCTCACGGACATCGAGGGACACGACATCGCGATCGGTGACGCGCTGTCGGTGAGTGGCAGTCTGTTCCCGCTGTTCATGCTGGACGATGCGGGGCTCGATGTCGGAAACGCTCCCGATGGCGACCCGGTCGACTTCAACGCACGCCATTCGGATCACAGTACCGCGCGTGAGGAGCTGTTCCAGATGGACGAAGTCGTCGCCGCGGGTGCCGGTGCATTCTCACTGGCCCACCACATCCCGGAGGATCAGTTCTCCGATCAGTTTATGGACATCTCTGCCGAGGCGCCGAACGCCGGTACCGAAGACGACGAGCTTCGCCTAGTCGCCGAATCCGACCCGATCCCACGCGCGCCGATCGTCGCCCGAGCGGACTGGGACGACCCGGTCAAAGAAGACATCGAGGAGGCGCTTCTCAACGCGACCGAAGAGGACCTGATCGACGAGGACGCCGACGAAGACCACCAGCTGTGGTTCACTGGGCTCGAGGAGGGTTCGATCGACAACTTCCAGCCGATCGAGGACGTGATGGACGCGCTCGATCTCGAGTTCGCCGACCTCGCGGAAGAAGACGAGTAG
- a CDS encoding uracil-DNA glycosylase — MDETDADGEMEGLCVTECTRCPALVDSRSRIVNGTGPADADVLFVGEGPGANEDREGEPFVGRSGSVLDDHLRTVGLEREAVRITNCVRCRPPENRDPNKAELENCRGYLEREIDLVDPDVIVTLGKVPSEHLLGRSVAVTKEAGTVDEVRIEGTPRRVLICLHPAATLYDRSQEETLAETLATAADLADVDPGSGGQSRLDGF; from the coding sequence ATGGACGAAACTGACGCCGACGGCGAGATGGAGGGGCTCTGTGTCACCGAGTGTACGCGCTGTCCGGCGCTGGTCGACTCGCGCAGCCGAATCGTCAATGGCACCGGTCCCGCCGACGCCGACGTGCTGTTCGTCGGCGAGGGCCCGGGTGCGAACGAGGACCGAGAGGGCGAGCCGTTCGTCGGCCGCAGCGGCTCGGTGCTCGACGATCACCTGCGAACCGTCGGCTTAGAGCGCGAGGCCGTCCGGATCACCAACTGCGTGCGGTGTCGCCCGCCGGAGAACCGCGATCCGAACAAAGCCGAACTCGAGAACTGCCGGGGCTACCTCGAGCGCGAGATCGACCTCGTCGACCCCGACGTGATCGTGACGCTCGGGAAGGTGCCGAGCGAACACCTGCTGGGGCGGTCCGTCGCGGTAACGAAGGAGGCGGGCACCGTCGACGAGGTGCGAATCGAGGGGACGCCGCGGCGGGTGCTGATCTGTCTGCACCCGGCGGCGACGCTGTACGATCGGAGCCAGGAGGAGACGCTCGCGGAGACGCTGGCGACGGCCGCCGACCTCGCGGACGTCGACCCGGGGAGCGGCGGTCAGTCCCGACTCGACGGGTTCTGA
- a CDS encoding DUF99 family protein, which translates to MKSGVRAVGVAESYRGDSSTLAGAVVRADRVVDGLSFSSCTVGATDATAAVIDLLEGLDRPDVRYVLLGAVAPAWYNVLDLGAIYEAADRPTLAVTFEESEGLEAGIREAFSGPELEDRLERYRALPPRRELTADGERLYVRGVGLERREAETVVRSFTPEGGRPEPLRVARLAARAGDAYRHAVGGPRD; encoded by the coding sequence ATGAAGTCCGGCGTGCGGGCGGTGGGCGTCGCGGAGTCCTACCGGGGCGATTCGAGCACCCTCGCCGGAGCGGTCGTCCGTGCTGACCGCGTCGTCGACGGACTCTCGTTTTCTTCGTGTACGGTCGGCGCCACCGACGCGACAGCCGCGGTGATCGACCTTCTCGAGGGACTCGACCGCCCCGACGTCCGCTACGTCCTCCTCGGGGCGGTCGCGCCGGCGTGGTACAACGTCCTCGATCTGGGCGCAATCTACGAGGCCGCCGATCGGCCGACCCTCGCGGTGACGTTCGAGGAAAGCGAGGGGCTCGAAGCGGGTATTCGGGAGGCGTTTTCGGGACCCGAACTCGAGGACCGCCTCGAGCGCTATCGGGCGTTGCCGCCGCGTCGTGAGCTGACCGCCGACGGCGAGCGGCTGTACGTCAGGGGCGTCGGGCTCGAGCGCCGGGAGGCCGAAACGGTCGTCCGGTCGTTCACGCCGGAGGGCGGTCGCCCGGAACCGCTCAGAGTGGCGCGACTCGCGGCGCGGGCCGGCGACGCCTACCGCCACGCTGTAGGCGGCCCCCGCGACTGA
- a CDS encoding DUF5786 family protein — translation MGFGSYDESEQQDLDADFDDDDAVQSEQHAHVGSFEFENGASSDELIDRLEEIKDDPES, via the coding sequence ATGGGATTCGGAAGCTACGACGAATCCGAACAGCAGGATCTCGACGCGGATTTTGACGACGACGACGCCGTTCAGTCCGAACAGCACGCACACGTCGGCTCCTTCGAGTTCGAGAACGGCGCCTCGAGCGACGAACTGATCGACCGCCTCGAAGAGATCAAAGACGACCCCGAGTCGTAA